One Georgenia wutianyii DNA segment encodes these proteins:
- a CDS encoding DUF5703 family protein codes for MVWYTENPPRPGVRGASQYEFRVLSIPSSTSRADVRQLLTEQAEYGRWELARTRLYIGGSRKVWLRRKIIRVRSTL; via the coding sequence ATGGTCTGGTACACCGAGAACCCTCCCCGTCCCGGCGTCCGCGGAGCCTCCCAGTACGAGTTCCGGGTGCTGAGCATCCCGTCCTCGACGAGCCGCGCCGACGTCCGCCAGCTCCTCACCGAGCAGGCCGAGTACGGCCGCTGGGAGCTCGCCCGTACCCGCCTGTACATCGGCGGCTCCCGCAAGGTGTGGCTGCGCCGCAAGATCATCCGGGTGCGCAGCACCCTGTGA
- a CDS encoding DNA primase, producing MSNDPRAALDRFISALETHFEIASSVQDAEAVAVEDAAAAVEDAFFSYDDALYTTYQVEVPLEAYGDDDEDDLDDEELEDFDLDDEDDDEDDEDDDEDEDDDDEE from the coding sequence ATGTCCAACGACCCGCGCGCCGCACTCGATCGCTTCATCTCCGCCCTTGAGACCCACTTCGAGATCGCGAGCAGCGTGCAGGACGCGGAGGCCGTCGCTGTCGAGGACGCCGCCGCCGCCGTCGAGGACGCGTTCTTCAGCTACGACGACGCCCTGTACACGACCTACCAGGTCGAGGTGCCGCTCGAGGCGTACGGGGACGACGACGAGGACGACCTCGACGACGAGGAGCTCGAGGACTTCGACCTCGACGACGAGGACGACGACGAGGACGACGAGGACGACGACGAGGACGAGGACGACGACGACGAGGAGTGA
- a CDS encoding aldo/keto reductase yields the protein MELRRAGRSGLLVSSVGLGTMTWGRDTDEHEAAEQLSVFLDAGGTLIDTAASYGEGAAEGLLGSLLAEVDRRDVVLRSKAGVRHGRSGSRLDASRSTLLDTLDESLAALGTDHLDLWLVQAPDPHVPVEETLSALRHAVATGRTRYVGLSNHPAWYQGYAAAQLAQDATGLAAVEVEYSLLERSVEHEVVPASDALGTGLLAWSPLGRGVLTGKYRSTVPADSRAASPHLRGFVEPYLTERSRGIVESVATAAAGLDRAPLEVALAWVRDAPGVTSAIVGARTAAQLRGALSATDLELPPAIRRALDDVSAG from the coding sequence ATGGAACTTCGCAGGGCGGGCCGCAGCGGGCTGCTCGTCTCGTCGGTCGGCCTGGGCACCATGACGTGGGGCCGGGACACCGACGAGCACGAGGCGGCCGAGCAGCTCTCGGTGTTCCTCGACGCCGGCGGCACCCTCATCGACACCGCCGCCTCCTACGGCGAGGGTGCGGCCGAGGGCCTCCTGGGCAGCCTGCTCGCCGAGGTCGACCGCCGTGACGTCGTCCTGCGCTCCAAGGCCGGCGTGCGCCACGGGCGCTCGGGCAGCCGCCTCGACGCCTCCCGCTCGACGCTGCTCGACACGCTCGACGAGTCCCTCGCCGCGCTCGGCACCGACCACCTCGACCTGTGGCTGGTCCAGGCGCCCGACCCCCACGTCCCGGTCGAGGAGACGCTGTCCGCGCTGCGCCACGCCGTCGCGACCGGGCGCACCCGGTACGTCGGCCTGTCGAACCACCCCGCCTGGTACCAGGGCTACGCCGCCGCGCAGCTCGCACAGGACGCGACCGGCCTCGCGGCCGTCGAGGTGGAGTACTCGCTCCTCGAGCGGTCCGTCGAGCACGAGGTCGTGCCGGCCTCGGACGCGCTCGGCACCGGGCTGCTCGCCTGGTCCCCGCTGGGACGTGGCGTGCTCACCGGCAAGTACCGCAGCACGGTGCCGGCCGACTCCCGCGCCGCCTCCCCGCACCTGCGGGGCTTCGTCGAGCCCTACCTCACCGAGCGCTCGCGCGGGATCGTCGAGTCGGTCGCCACGGCGGCCGCCGGGCTGGACCGCGCGCCCCTCGAGGTGGCCCTCGCGTGGGTGCGCGACGCCCCCGGCGTCACGTCGGCGATCGTCGGCGCACGCACCGCCGCACAGCTGCGCGGGGCGCTGTCGGCCACCGACCTCGAGCTGCCTCCGGCCATCCGCCGGGCGCTCGACGACGTCAGCGCCGGCTGA
- a CDS encoding undecaprenyl-diphosphate phosphatase, producing MTWWEAIVLGVVQGLTEFLPISSSAHLRIVGELLPGGGDPGAAFTAITQLGTETAVLLYFRKDIWRIIKAWVGALPVGPWRGTVPRTDPDARMGWYIIIGSVPIVVLGLLFQDAIETSLRHLYITATMLAVFAVLLGLADRFGRKRKELGDLTLRDGLLFGLAQSLALVPGVSRSGGTITMGLLLGYTREAAARYSFLLAIPAVFGSGFYQLFTADPTPDAPGAGVTAIATLAAFGVGFLVIIAFLKIVSTYSYMPFVVYRIVLAVVVVALVVSGVLDPVSGAAAASS from the coding sequence GTGACGTGGTGGGAAGCAATCGTGCTCGGCGTGGTCCAGGGACTCACGGAGTTCCTCCCGATCTCCTCCAGTGCGCACCTGCGCATCGTGGGGGAGCTGCTGCCTGGGGGAGGTGACCCCGGCGCGGCCTTCACCGCGATCACCCAGCTCGGCACGGAGACGGCCGTCCTGCTGTACTTCCGCAAGGACATCTGGCGGATCATCAAGGCATGGGTCGGCGCCCTGCCGGTGGGGCCCTGGCGCGGGACGGTGCCGCGCACCGACCCCGACGCGCGGATGGGCTGGTACATCATCATCGGCTCGGTGCCGATCGTCGTCCTCGGGCTCCTGTTCCAGGACGCGATCGAGACCTCGCTGCGCCACCTGTACATCACGGCGACGATGCTCGCGGTGTTCGCCGTGCTCCTCGGCCTGGCGGACCGCTTCGGGCGCAAGCGCAAGGAGCTGGGCGACCTCACGCTGCGCGACGGCCTGCTCTTCGGCCTCGCCCAGTCCCTTGCCCTGGTCCCGGGCGTCTCACGCTCTGGCGGGACGATCACCATGGGCCTGCTGCTCGGCTACACCCGGGAGGCGGCTGCCCGTTACTCCTTCCTCCTCGCGATCCCGGCGGTGTTCGGCTCCGGCTTCTACCAGCTCTTCACGGCCGACCCGACCCCGGACGCGCCAGGGGCGGGGGTGACGGCGATCGCCACGCTCGCCGCGTTCGGCGTCGGGTTCCTCGTCATCATCGCCTTCCTCAAGATCGTCTCGACGTACTCCTACATGCCGTTCGTCGTCTACCGGATCGTCCTGGCCGTCGTCGTCGTCGCGCTCGTCGTGTCGGGCGTGCTCGACCCGGTGAGTGGTGCCGCCGCGGCGTCGTCGTAG
- a CDS encoding VOC family protein gives MEHLITQPGTDARALADRDLLTAGTRMGPVTLLVGDLDLLTTYYVEGLALTVLSAQGVETVLGRGDQPLVVLRHDPSLPRGSRRDAGLFHTALLFEDAGALAATVASLARLAPRSFVGSADHLVSEAFYFTDPEGNGIELYLDRPRDQWRWDGGQVAMDTLVLDPNEYLGTHLSEERLTGATGDAAVVGHVHLQVGDTATARDFYVATLGFEATLEIPGALFVAAGGYHHHMAMNTWNSAGAGPRVPALGLGVVDVVAPEADDLGALADRLRTRGVAFADDGRTLEVEDPWRNRVRVRVA, from the coding sequence ATGGAGCACCTCATCACCCAGCCCGGGACCGACGCCCGCGCCCTCGCCGACCGCGACCTCCTCACGGCGGGCACGCGGATGGGACCCGTGACGCTGCTCGTCGGCGACCTCGACCTGCTCACCACCTACTACGTCGAGGGCCTGGCGCTCACCGTGCTGTCCGCGCAGGGCGTCGAGACCGTCCTCGGGCGCGGGGACCAGCCGCTCGTCGTGCTCCGCCACGACCCGAGCCTGCCGCGCGGCTCGCGCCGCGACGCCGGCCTGTTCCACACCGCACTCCTCTTCGAGGACGCCGGCGCCCTGGCCGCGACCGTGGCCTCCCTCGCGCGTCTGGCCCCGCGCAGCTTCGTCGGCAGCGCCGACCACCTCGTCTCCGAGGCGTTCTACTTCACCGACCCCGAGGGCAACGGCATCGAGCTCTACCTCGACCGCCCCCGTGACCAGTGGCGCTGGGACGGCGGCCAGGTGGCGATGGACACGCTCGTCCTCGACCCCAACGAGTACCTCGGGACCCACCTCAGCGAGGAACGTCTCACCGGGGCGACGGGTGACGCGGCCGTCGTCGGGCACGTCCACCTGCAGGTCGGGGACACGGCGACGGCGCGCGACTTCTACGTCGCGACCCTCGGCTTCGAGGCCACCCTCGAGATCCCCGGCGCCCTGTTCGTCGCGGCGGGTGGCTACCACCACCACATGGCGATGAACACGTGGAACAGCGCGGGCGCCGGCCCGCGCGTGCCGGCCCTCGGCCTGGGCGTCGTCGACGTCGTCGCGCCCGAGGCCGACGATCTGGGCGCCCTCGCGGACCGCCTGCGCACGCGCGGCGTGGCCTTCGCCGACGACGGGCGCACGCTCGAGGTCGAGGACCCCTGGCGCAACAGGGTCCGCGTGCGCGTCGCTTGA
- the mshC gene encoding cysteine--1-D-myo-inosityl 2-amino-2-deoxy-alpha-D-glucopyranoside ligase: MHSWSAPDVPVLPGRGQEIRLTESGTGELVGTAAQGLATLYVCGITPYDSTHLGHANTYLGFDLLVRAWRDAGREVRYVQNVTDVDDPLLERAADTGVDWRDLAAEQTQLFRGDMTALRVVPPDHYVGAVESIPVVVDAVAALLASGAAYRITEADAGGHGVGDVYADVAADHLFATETGLTAAQMAEFFAERGGDPDRPGKRQALDPLLWRTARPGEPSWDGGTLGQGRPGWHIECATIASEYLGLPVEVQGGGSDLVFPHHACSESHLRMLTGRERPVTVHAHGGMVAYAGSKMSKSLGNLVLVSQLTASGVDPMAVRLVMLAHHYRENWEYTGAQLRTASERLARWRRAMTAEHGPDATGLLEEVRTALARDLDAPAALHAVDAWVAAAEHDAGTARADADRGPALAARTVDALLGIAV, translated from the coding sequence GTGCACTCCTGGTCTGCTCCCGACGTCCCAGTCCTCCCCGGCCGCGGCCAGGAGATCCGCCTCACCGAGTCGGGGACCGGTGAGCTCGTCGGGACGGCCGCCCAGGGCCTGGCGACGCTCTACGTCTGCGGCATCACGCCCTACGACTCCACCCACCTCGGGCACGCGAACACCTACCTCGGCTTCGACCTGCTCGTGCGGGCGTGGCGCGACGCCGGCCGCGAGGTGCGCTACGTGCAGAACGTCACCGACGTCGACGACCCGCTCCTCGAGCGCGCGGCGGACACCGGGGTCGACTGGCGCGACCTCGCCGCCGAGCAGACCCAGCTGTTCCGCGGTGACATGACCGCCCTGCGGGTGGTGCCCCCGGACCACTACGTCGGCGCCGTGGAGTCCATCCCGGTCGTCGTCGACGCCGTCGCGGCCCTCCTCGCCTCCGGCGCCGCGTACCGCATCACCGAGGCGGACGCCGGCGGGCACGGCGTCGGGGACGTCTACGCCGACGTCGCCGCCGACCACCTCTTCGCCACCGAGACCGGGCTGACCGCCGCACAGATGGCCGAGTTCTTCGCCGAGCGTGGCGGTGACCCGGACCGGCCGGGCAAGCGCCAGGCGCTCGACCCGCTGCTGTGGCGCACCGCCCGGCCGGGGGAGCCCTCGTGGGACGGCGGGACCCTGGGGCAGGGGCGGCCCGGCTGGCACATCGAGTGCGCGACGATCGCCTCGGAGTACCTCGGCCTGCCCGTCGAGGTCCAGGGCGGGGGCAGCGACCTCGTCTTCCCGCACCACGCGTGCAGCGAGTCCCACCTGCGCATGCTCACCGGACGCGAGCGTCCGGTCACCGTCCACGCGCACGGCGGCATGGTCGCCTACGCCGGGTCGAAGATGAGCAAGTCCCTGGGCAACCTCGTCCTCGTCTCCCAGCTCACCGCGTCCGGCGTCGACCCGATGGCGGTGCGCCTGGTCATGCTCGCCCACCACTACCGGGAGAACTGGGAGTACACCGGTGCCCAGCTGCGTACCGCGAGCGAGCGGCTGGCCCGCTGGCGGCGGGCGATGACGGCCGAGCACGGCCCGGACGCCACCGGGCTGCTCGAGGAGGTGCGCACCGCGCTCGCCCGCGACCTCGACGCCCCCGCCGCGCTCCACGCCGTCGACGCGTGGGTGGCCGCCGCCGAGCACGACGCCGGCACGGCGCGTGCCGACGCCGACCGCGGCCCTGCCCTCGCGGCCCGGACGGTCGACGCCCTCCTCGGGATCGCCGTCTGA
- a CDS encoding YihY/virulence factor BrkB family protein: protein MLPVGVVLVGLGCALAARRWPPVRDRLSPAATTILALLGACLAGLALLDAGAGPWLTLAAAGLGAVLLVAGGAVVNDRVLGPVRARAAERPGLADRVQDWAEGRGDVVSVAVRAARRAADVRVTGLAAEMTYYALISLVPLLTALGAGLGFLERFAGPAVVARLEDSLVGAVSTVFAEQVATDVLAPLIEGLLREERTGVAVGGLLLALWLASRMFRAAIRALDDAYRVPERRTLLAQYALGIALALGAVLTLLLLLALVVVGPLLGDGRELADRLGLGVMFEVAWSVARWPVLAAVTTAYLVVLYRYGPNVSTTWTRCLPGAVAGTVGVVVVAVGFAGYLALAGPSPPGAQGGQDDAVTAAAQTIGLVLAGVVWLWSSSIVVLAGGVLNAELARAREGRATVLS from the coding sequence GTGCTGCCGGTCGGCGTCGTCCTCGTCGGGCTGGGCTGCGCCCTGGCCGCTCGGCGGTGGCCACCCGTCCGTGACCGGCTGAGCCCGGCGGCCACCACCATCCTCGCCCTGCTCGGCGCGTGCCTTGCCGGGCTCGCGCTGCTCGACGCGGGGGCGGGGCCGTGGCTCACCCTCGCCGCCGCCGGTCTCGGGGCCGTGCTGCTCGTCGCCGGGGGCGCGGTGGTCAACGACCGGGTGCTGGGTCCGGTGCGTGCCCGCGCCGCGGAGCGGCCGGGCCTCGCCGACCGGGTGCAGGACTGGGCCGAGGGACGCGGGGACGTGGTCTCCGTCGCCGTCCGCGCAGCCCGCCGGGCGGCGGACGTGCGCGTCACCGGACTGGCCGCCGAGATGACCTACTACGCGCTCATCTCCCTCGTCCCGCTGCTCACAGCGCTCGGCGCCGGCCTCGGCTTCCTCGAGCGGTTCGCCGGGCCGGCGGTGGTCGCTCGCCTCGAGGACTCGCTCGTCGGGGCGGTGTCCACCGTCTTCGCCGAGCAGGTTGCCACCGACGTCCTCGCCCCGCTCATCGAGGGGCTGCTGCGCGAGGAGCGCACGGGGGTCGCCGTCGGCGGCCTGCTGCTCGCGCTGTGGTTGGCGAGCAGGATGTTCCGCGCCGCGATCCGGGCACTGGACGACGCCTATCGGGTGCCCGAGCGGCGCACCCTCCTCGCGCAGTACGCGCTCGGCATCGCCCTCGCGCTCGGCGCGGTCCTCACCCTCCTCCTCCTGCTCGCGCTCGTCGTCGTCGGCCCGCTCCTCGGGGACGGCCGTGAGCTCGCCGATCGCCTCGGGCTCGGCGTCATGTTCGAGGTCGCGTGGTCCGTGGCCCGGTGGCCGGTGCTCGCGGCCGTGACGACGGCCTACCTCGTCGTGCTCTACCGCTACGGCCCCAACGTCAGCACGACGTGGACCCGCTGCCTGCCCGGCGCCGTCGCCGGGACGGTGGGCGTCGTCGTCGTCGCCGTCGGGTTCGCCGGCTACCTCGCGCTGGCGGGGCCGTCACCGCCCGGCGCGCAGGGAGGCCAGGACGATGCCGTCACCGCCGCGGCCCAGACGATCGGACTCGTCCTCGCCGGGGTCGTGTGGCTGTGGTCGAGCAGCATCGTCGTGCTCGCCGGCGGGGTTCTCAACGCCGAGCTCGCGCGGGCGCGGGAGGGCCGCGCCACGGTCCTCTCCTAG
- a CDS encoding PAC2 family protein — MTDAQDPSTAPDEGAERTPAILLAAFEGWNDAGSAASQALELVAEAWGAQSVHELDPQDFHDFQVNRPVTMRDEDGARVLKWPTTTISVTRSPVAGRTVLLVQGIEPSFRWLDFCDEILDVAQQWDVGSVVGIGALLADVPHTRPVPCQVTSDDPGVQALLGVEGSEYEGPSGIVGVLAQLAQERGMHAMSLWAAVPHYVAQPPSPKASLALLGGLEELVGEPLPLGELVEEARAWQAGVDELAEQDPEVAEYVQQLEEAKDTAELPEATGEAIAREFERYLRRRDNGGGAQPPGAR, encoded by the coding sequence ATGACCGACGCGCAGGACCCCAGCACGGCGCCAGACGAGGGCGCAGAGCGCACCCCCGCCATCCTCCTCGCCGCCTTCGAGGGCTGGAACGACGCCGGGTCCGCCGCGAGCCAGGCACTCGAGCTCGTCGCCGAGGCGTGGGGCGCGCAGAGCGTGCACGAGCTGGACCCCCAGGACTTCCACGACTTCCAGGTCAACCGGCCGGTGACGATGCGCGACGAGGACGGCGCCCGCGTCCTCAAGTGGCCGACGACGACGATCTCGGTCACCCGCTCCCCCGTCGCCGGGCGCACCGTGCTGCTCGTCCAGGGCATCGAGCCCTCGTTCCGGTGGCTCGACTTCTGCGACGAGATCCTCGACGTCGCCCAGCAGTGGGACGTCGGCAGCGTCGTGGGCATCGGCGCGCTCCTCGCCGACGTGCCCCACACCCGCCCGGTGCCCTGCCAGGTGACGAGCGACGACCCCGGGGTCCAGGCGCTCCTCGGGGTGGAGGGCTCGGAGTACGAGGGCCCGTCGGGGATCGTCGGCGTCCTCGCCCAGCTCGCCCAGGAGCGCGGCATGCACGCGATGTCGCTCTGGGCAGCGGTCCCGCACTACGTCGCGCAGCCGCCCTCCCCCAAGGCCAGCCTCGCGCTGCTGGGCGGCCTGGAGGAGCTCGTCGGTGAGCCGCTGCCCCTCGGGGAGCTCGTCGAGGAGGCCCGGGCCTGGCAGGCCGGGGTGGACGAGCTCGCCGAGCAGGACCCGGAGGTCGCCGAGTACGTCCAGCAGCTCGAGGAGGCCAAGGACACCGCCGAGCTTCCCGAGGCCACGGGTGAGGCGATCGCCCGCGAGTTCGAGCGCTACCTGCGCCGCCGGGACAACGGCGGGGGCGCCCAGCCTCCCGGCGCACGCTAG
- a CDS encoding helix-turn-helix transcriptional regulator produces MPTLPPWPVLPRAETAELRDALDAGRSVVVVGDAGVGKSELVSGVLAGLDRPVVTVSGRAPELTLDQVHPALAASLLDVHTPRGDVAPLLLRVEDAHLLDRGTAHALCALVHHGRATMVATLRTAAASRSPWLELWKDGAAERIDVPAFSARQVERLLETALGGPLTTDTCLRIVARTQGNAFHLRELVRSELAAGTLVESQGTWVGVAGVPPGPRVLDVMRAELDRLDPVVREGLELVALADELPVRYLAVLLPERVLDDLVREGLVVTDGLDSATGLLARVSHPMYAEAIRELVPPGRRRRLYARVRAALPLSAATTGSPLGTLRMVTWALESGVRETPARVLAAMRVALDTQRWQSAVWVGTAALEFVAADDPQRADVLLLRGEAWRHLDRPGEANEDLAAVAALLAGPTRTPLPPIVRLRLSQQLAYLHQFHEDDVDQALADLEDARRHLTDVAPEHVRVLEIDRLAHLGHAGRFAECLDASLELLDTTDATDVTVLRLANPVVLGLAQTGRLEEAVRLGTVYAQRAVTYPDPERPWLSEDIVVALGMALAWTGDVDALARVVGGPEQAADYWMREALAQTGRGVLASSRGQWSDAHRDLGMAAARYSIRDTVGTSGYIVAAAAVAAAAAGDLRAARAAMTRALAVPLRISASVEPEIRLLLLDAQAWVGDRPVRPDALELATWCAERALARTELEALHRAVVAEPDSPPPPGVLDRVVELGATVTGPRPAALVAHARAVADGDRDLAEVALRRLGEAGLWLPTGSLRVVLTRREREIASLAAGGLSSKAIAERFTLSVRTVDSHLSRVFTKLGVRSRRELAGALRE; encoded by the coding sequence GTGCCCACGCTTCCTCCGTGGCCGGTCCTGCCCCGCGCCGAGACCGCCGAGCTGCGCGACGCCCTGGACGCGGGGCGCAGCGTCGTCGTCGTCGGGGACGCCGGTGTCGGCAAGAGCGAGCTCGTCTCGGGCGTGCTCGCCGGCCTCGACCGTCCCGTCGTCACCGTCTCCGGCAGGGCCCCCGAGCTCACGCTCGACCAGGTGCACCCGGCGCTCGCGGCGAGCCTGCTCGACGTGCACACCCCGCGGGGTGACGTCGCCCCCCTGCTCCTGCGGGTCGAGGACGCCCACCTGCTCGACCGCGGCACCGCGCACGCCCTGTGCGCCCTCGTCCACCACGGCCGGGCCACCATGGTCGCGACCCTGCGCACCGCGGCCGCCAGCCGCTCCCCCTGGCTCGAGCTGTGGAAGGACGGCGCAGCCGAACGCATCGACGTGCCTGCCTTCTCGGCCCGCCAGGTCGAGCGTCTCCTCGAGACGGCGCTGGGCGGACCGCTCACCACCGACACCTGTCTGCGCATCGTCGCCCGCACCCAGGGCAACGCCTTCCACCTGCGTGAGCTCGTCCGCTCCGAGCTCGCCGCCGGCACCCTGGTGGAGAGCCAGGGCACGTGGGTGGGCGTCGCCGGCGTTCCGCCCGGGCCGCGGGTGCTCGACGTCATGCGCGCCGAGCTCGACCGGCTGGACCCCGTTGTCCGCGAGGGCCTGGAGCTCGTCGCGCTCGCCGACGAGCTGCCGGTGCGGTACCTCGCCGTCCTCCTGCCCGAGCGCGTGCTCGACGACCTCGTCCGCGAGGGACTCGTCGTCACCGACGGGCTCGACAGCGCGACCGGACTGCTCGCGCGGGTGAGCCACCCGATGTACGCCGAGGCGATCCGTGAGCTCGTCCCGCCCGGACGCCGCCGCCGCCTCTACGCGCGGGTGCGGGCGGCGCTGCCGCTGTCCGCCGCGACCACCGGCAGCCCGCTCGGCACGCTGCGCATGGTCACCTGGGCGCTGGAGAGCGGGGTGCGCGAGACCCCGGCGCGGGTGCTCGCCGCGATGCGGGTCGCGTTGGACACCCAGCGCTGGCAGAGCGCGGTGTGGGTGGGCACCGCCGCCCTCGAGTTCGTCGCCGCCGACGACCCGCAGCGGGCGGACGTCCTCCTCCTGCGCGGGGAGGCGTGGCGCCACCTCGACCGGCCGGGGGAGGCGAACGAGGACCTCGCGGCGGTTGCCGCGCTCCTGGCCGGCCCGACCCGCACCCCGCTGCCCCCGATCGTGCGGCTGCGGCTGTCCCAGCAGCTCGCCTACCTCCACCAGTTCCACGAGGACGACGTCGACCAGGCCCTGGCCGACCTCGAGGACGCGCGCCGCCACCTCACCGACGTCGCACCCGAGCACGTGCGCGTCCTGGAGATCGACCGCCTCGCCCACCTCGGCCACGCCGGGCGCTTCGCCGAGTGCCTCGACGCGTCGCTCGAGCTGCTCGACACGACCGACGCGACCGACGTCACCGTCCTGCGTCTGGCCAACCCGGTGGTCCTCGGTCTTGCCCAGACGGGGCGCCTGGAGGAGGCCGTCCGGCTCGGCACGGTCTACGCCCAGCGGGCGGTCACCTACCCCGACCCGGAGCGGCCGTGGCTGTCGGAGGACATCGTCGTCGCGCTGGGAATGGCACTCGCGTGGACCGGCGACGTCGACGCCCTCGCCCGCGTGGTGGGGGGCCCGGAGCAGGCAGCCGACTACTGGATGCGCGAGGCGCTCGCCCAGACCGGGCGCGGCGTGCTCGCCAGCAGCCGGGGCCAGTGGAGCGACGCGCACCGGGACCTGGGGATGGCCGCGGCCCGGTACTCGATCCGCGACACGGTGGGCACGAGCGGCTACATCGTCGCGGCCGCCGCGGTCGCTGCCGCTGCCGCCGGTGACCTCCGCGCGGCCCGGGCGGCGATGACGCGGGCGCTGGCCGTGCCGCTGCGCATCTCGGCATCGGTGGAGCCCGAGATCCGCCTGCTGCTCCTCGACGCGCAGGCGTGGGTCGGGGACCGTCCCGTCCGCCCGGACGCCCTCGAGCTGGCCACGTGGTGCGCCGAGCGGGCCCTGGCACGCACCGAGCTCGAGGCGCTCCACCGCGCCGTCGTCGCCGAGCCGGACTCGCCTCCTCCCCCGGGGGTCCTCGACCGGGTCGTCGAGCTCGGTGCCACGGTCACCGGACCGCGGCCCGCGGCCCTCGTCGCGCACGCCCGCGCCGTCGCCGACGGCGACCGCGACCTCGCCGAGGTGGCCCTGCGGCGCCTCGGCGAGGCAGGGCTCTGGCTGCCGACGGGCTCGCTGCGCGTCGTCCTCACCCGCCGCGAGCGGGAGATCGCGAGCCTCGCCGCCGGCGGGCTCAGCAGCAAGGCGATCGCCGAGCGGTTCACCCTCTCGGTGCGGACGGTCGACAGCCACCTCTCGCGGGTGTTCACCAAGCTCGGCGTGCGCAGCCGCCGCGAGCTCGCGGGCGCGCTGCGCGAGTGA
- a CDS encoding phage tail sheath family protein → MPTYTAPGVYVEEVPSSQKVLASAPTAVAAFVGFTERAPLDDANDPEGLTPRLVTSWSQYEELYGGFVDGAMLPLSVFGFFANGGTMAYVVRVPNSAPSGEPARSALPAADRALGLPVAVESLEPDADIEIVVRNEEPAPDDEGPAPFTITIVEGGEAVESFPNLTLGGPRDAATVINKTSTKVKVEVTLDSAVDTSTQLELLKAGTFSLEKAPTKPVAVTGRRFAGSESSRSGINGLAIAEDVTMVVVPDLVTAATREDGTLDLGLWQAVQTTLISHCEQHPNRMAILDAPPGMTPQQVREWRSETAMYDSQFATLYYPWIKVENPAGTQGNAEVLVPPSGHVAGVWARTDDTRGVWKAPANDTIRGVLDVERPITQNEQGLLNPVGINCIRPFGTRGIRVWGGRTLSSDTDWQYINVRRLFNMVESTIMEGTQWAVFEPNDVTLWEGVTRTLSGYLHGLWQAGALFGSSASQAYYVKCDETTNPPESIAAGRLVVEVGLAPVKPAEFVVFRIAQNKQSAS, encoded by the coding sequence GTGCCCACCTACACCGCACCCGGCGTCTACGTCGAGGAGGTTCCTTCCTCGCAGAAGGTGCTGGCCTCGGCCCCGACAGCCGTCGCCGCCTTCGTCGGCTTCACCGAGCGCGCGCCGCTCGACGACGCGAACGACCCGGAGGGCCTGACGCCCCGGCTCGTCACGAGCTGGAGCCAGTACGAGGAGCTGTACGGCGGCTTCGTCGACGGCGCCATGCTGCCGCTGTCGGTGTTCGGCTTCTTCGCCAACGGCGGCACGATGGCCTACGTCGTGCGGGTCCCCAACAGCGCACCCTCGGGCGAGCCCGCCCGCTCCGCGCTGCCCGCCGCGGACCGCGCGCTCGGCCTGCCGGTCGCCGTCGAGAGCCTCGAGCCGGACGCCGACATCGAGATCGTCGTGCGCAACGAGGAGCCCGCCCCCGACGACGAGGGTCCGGCCCCGTTCACCATCACGATCGTCGAGGGCGGCGAGGCGGTCGAGTCCTTCCCGAACCTCACCCTCGGGGGTCCCCGCGACGCCGCGACGGTCATCAACAAGACCTCGACGAAGGTCAAGGTCGAGGTCACGCTCGACTCCGCCGTCGACACCTCCACCCAGCTCGAGCTCCTCAAGGCGGGCACGTTCTCCCTGGAGAAGGCCCCCACCAAGCCGGTCGCCGTCACCGGGCGCCGCTTCGCCGGCTCGGAGTCCAGCCGCTCGGGCATCAACGGTCTGGCGATCGCCGAGGACGTGACGATGGTCGTCGTCCCCGACCTCGTCACCGCGGCCACCCGCGAGGACGGCACGCTCGACCTGGGCCTGTGGCAGGCCGTGCAGACCACGCTCATCTCCCACTGCGAGCAGCACCCCAACCGCATGGCGATCCTCGACGCCCCTCCCGGGATGACGCCCCAGCAGGTGCGCGAGTGGCGCTCGGAGACGGCGATGTACGACTCGCAGTTCGCCACCCTGTACTACCCGTGGATCAAGGTCGAGAACCCCGCCGGCACCCAGGGCAACGCCGAGGTGCTCGTCCCGCCGTCGGGCCACGTGGCCGGCGTGTGGGCCCGCACCGACGACACCCGCGGCGTGTGGAAGGCCCCGGCCAACGACACGATCCGCGGCGTGCTCGACGTCGAGCGGCCGATCACGCAGAACGAGCAGGGCCTGCTCAACCCGGTCGGCATCAACTGCATCCGGCCCTTCGGCACCCGTGGCATCCGGGTCTGGGGCGGGCGCACGCTCTCCTCGGACACCGACTGGCAGTACATCAACGTCCGGCGCCTGTTCAACATGGTCGAGTCCACGATCATGGAGGGCACCCAGTGGGCGGTGTTCGAGCCCAACGACGTCACCCTGTGGGAGGGCGTCACCCGCACGCTCAGCGGCTACCTCCACGGCCTGTGGCAGGCCGGAGCGCTCTTCGGCTCCTCGGCGAGCCAGGCGTACTACGTCAAGTGCGACGAGACGACCAACCCGCCGGAGTCCATCGCCGCGGGCAGGCTCGTCGTCGAGGTCGGGCTGGCCCCGGTGAAGCCCGCCGAGTTCGTCGTGTTCCGCATCGCGCAGAACAAGCAGTCCGCATCCTGA